The following proteins come from a genomic window of Pyxidicoccus sp. MSG2:
- a CDS encoding DUF2378 family protein: MSDKGRPVEGLDASVSKDLETRLAMATKDDTARGLFFNGVVAAVKVLGGDAAVERCLAASGEKKFIDFFNYPVAAFLRLAFSAAHLMGPKYGGFNGALRRMGVVATQDFLSSAAGKTLLLLASDSPKRLVGNLHAGYRAAVSYGERGVNWTGDKSGVFFMKRDFMPPAYHEGTLQAAIEAVGGKQVEVHGRQTGPLDTEYTLSWQ; this comes from the coding sequence ATGAGCGACAAGGGCAGACCCGTCGAAGGGCTCGATGCGAGCGTCTCCAAGGACCTGGAGACGCGGCTGGCGATGGCCACGAAGGACGACACGGCGCGCGGGCTGTTCTTCAACGGCGTGGTGGCGGCGGTGAAGGTGCTGGGCGGCGATGCGGCGGTGGAGCGCTGCCTGGCGGCGAGCGGGGAGAAGAAGTTCATCGACTTCTTCAACTACCCGGTGGCGGCGTTCCTGCGGCTGGCCTTCTCGGCGGCGCACCTGATGGGGCCGAAGTACGGCGGCTTCAACGGGGCGCTGCGGCGCATGGGCGTGGTGGCGACGCAGGACTTCCTGTCGTCGGCGGCGGGCAAGACGCTGTTGCTGCTGGCGTCGGACAGCCCGAAGCGACTGGTGGGCAACCTGCACGCGGGCTACCGGGCGGCGGTGAGCTACGGCGAGCGCGGGGTGAACTGGACGGGAGACAAGTCGGGCGTCTTCTTCATGAAGCGAGACTTCATGCCGCCGGCCTACCACGAGGGCACGCTGCAGGCGGCCATCGAGGCGGTGGGCGGCAAGCAGGTGGAGGTCCACGGCCGGCAGACGGGGCCGCTGGACACCGAGTACACGCTGTCCTGGCAGTAG